AATACTTGGACGACTGGACGCTTTTGCCCGGTGTAGACTGGGATAACAACGGACGCCCGAACAATTTGTCGGCAGAAAAAAATATTCCGCCTGCCAGCGTACTTTATAACATAAAGAGCATTTTCAATAATAAAGATGGCAACAATATAACAAAGAATCACCCTGAGTTCTTTGATGGTAACATGATTTCTGATATTCCTATCATAAAGGATACCGAAGTCAGCTTGGTATTCGTAAACAGCACTGCGGGCTGGTATAACACAGTAGGATACTATACATATCCTACCAACGAGACGCCTACTGTGGATAAAATTAAAAAGATAGTAGCATTTCCTAACGCTTCTCCCGTTTATAAATCAGCCGGTATAGGTGCTTTGGTTTGCGGTGATGAAGTAAAACTAAAATACTGGAACGAGGAAAAGAATCAATTTGAAGACAAGTTTCCGGCAGGTGTCACTATCGGCTGGTGCCTGCAGGGTATGGGATTCAATAACAAACCTAAGGACGGTTATGCACAAGGTGACATTGTAGCCGGTATGGGAACCCGCTATTCTACCACTGACTTAAATGAAGCAGGCAAGGATGGTGTGAAAAGACAAAGAACCGTATCACTTCGCGAAGAGCCATCCAATCAAATCGTTGCCATAGGTTTTGAAGATAACATCGACCTCGATTATTGCGATGCCATTTTCTATATTCACATAGCAGAGAAAAATGCCATTGATGAAGGAGTGATTCCGCCATTGCCTGTTGATCCTGAAGGGCCTCCTACCAATGAGGATAATTATACCGTGCGCTCCGGAACATTATTATTTGAAGATTTATGGCCTGAACAAGGTGATTATGACATGAATGACGTAATGATACGATATACAAGCAAAGTATATAAATCAATACTCACCAATCGTGTTTATAAAATCGTTGATGAATATACTCCTTTTCATCGTGGTGGGTATTTAGCAAACGGATTTGGTTATCAGTTGCACAACATTTCCAATAGTGATGTTAGCAAGATAACTATCGAAAGCCCCTCTTATGCGCAGAAATCTCAATATATGAGTGGAGATAGAGAATCAGGACAATCCCATCCTACCATCTTGCTCTTTGACGATATGCTGATATTCAATGGAAAAGAAGAGGCAGACCGTAAATACACCGTTACCATTCAGGTAAATGATGTATCTGAGAAAACTGTCTTGCCACCTTACAATCCGTTTATATTTGTAGAGTCTGACAAGACCAGAGGAAAAGAAGTGCATCTGGTGAAGTATCCGCCTACGGATAAAGCGAATCTTTCCTTACTCGGTACAGGTAAAGACGTTTCCCGCCCGGATGAAGAATTGTATTATGTTTCAGTAGATTTAATGCCTTTCGCACTCAATATGCCGGTTGTCGATTTCCCGATTCCTGAAGAAGGTGTGAGAATAGACGAGTCTTATCCGCAATTTGCGACATGGGTTAAGTCCAACGGAAAACAATCGACCAAATGGTATATGTATCCTAAAAAATAACAGTCTTCAATGAAGTAACAATCTCTTATAAAGAAGATAAATTAAATGAGCAGGCAGGGTTAATCCTTGCCTGCTTTTTTATGCTTTCTATTTTAGCTTGTCCTTCTATTAGAATACGATATATCAAAGATAACTTCTACGCAAACAAGCAAGACACAGAGCAAAAAGTCGCCAATTGAATACCAAAAATCAAATCCTCTTAAAAGAGATAAAACCACTTTTGGTTAATACAACGTTTAGCCATACATTTGTCCGCTAATTTATAGTTCTCACATACTGATGAAACTAAACTTTAGTAAACAATCAATTAACCAGTTAAAAACAAAAGAACGTTCTCTATGGCAAGTGTTTTAGACCCCTCAAATTCACTCCGTTTTTAGTTTTCATTTCAACAATTATATATCAACAAAGAACAAACAATAGTTTATTATCTTAAAAATTAAAGTTTCATATGACAAACAAGGTACTAATTTCAGTGTGTATAGCTGTATTTGCTATTATTTTCCAGAGTTGTAGTGACAGGGATTATTATGATCCGACTAAACTTCCGGGCTATGTGGCTTCAAATCCATCCGGACTTGATTACTCTACCTCGCATAATGTACGATTAGATCTGAATTATGATGTAGCAAACGGGGTCATATCAACCGTCGATTTTTATACGGAATATCCCTTGACTAATACAGGCAGCCTGCGAACTGACATAACACCAATTGCCAGAGGAATCAATGTTGCCGGCAGCACAGAACTAAGCCGGAGAATTCCTTCATACATTGACAAACTGTATGCTTACTCACCGAACTTATTCGTACCCTTAGTGTCATCCGCAAAAATAGCCAATGGCATCGCTTCTTTTCAACCGGAGACTATTTCCGTAGAGCCTGCTAACACAACTCGTGCCGGTAATGCGGGTGATTTATGGAAGAGGGCTAGCATTTATGAGCTGAAGAAAAGAGAGGATTTCTATGCGGCAACAAGTGGTGACAATTTTAAATATGATATAATAGCTCCTGATTACCAGTCAAATATTCCGGCAGAGGTTATGACTCATATTGGGAACACCTTTGCCGAATATGAGAGAATACCAGTCACAAGTGAATTCGTCAGGGATGCTACCTTTACAGTTGTAAAAGGTAGCAAGAACAACGAAAGTACTAAAATTTATTTATCAGTACTGGCCGCAGGATGTGATCAGAGAAACTCGTTATCTTATTTTGTTTATACAGGTGATAAAGAATTTAGCGAATTAACAAAGGCAGAAACAGAAAAACTTGAAGTAATAACCTTACTCCAGTTGGCTAATTCAAATAACAACCATTTCAGCCACATGAAAATAGGTCTTACTCCCGGAAATTACATACAGTTATTATACAAGAATGAACACGGACAGTTCGTTGAAGACTTTCCTGTAGGAGCCAAAATTGGCTGGAGATTAAATGCCAATGGCTTTGATGAAGCAAATTTTACCGTTAAAGAATCCGAAGTAAGATTCTCTGTTCCTGTTTGGAACGACAATAAATGGGGTAATCAGGACTATCAAGGAGGAACTGACTCCAATTATACGATACAATTTCAAACGACCGACAACAAAGGAAATATCTATAAATGTTTTGGTTTTGAAGATAAAAGATATAATAGCGATGAAGATTATAATGACTTGGTATTCCACGTATATAGCGACCCGGCTGATGGTCTCAGCGAGCTGCCCGAAGTGAAACCGGAAGATATAACGATAACCGAATCATATAAAGGTATTCTAGCCTTTGAAGACAACTGGCCTAAAAAAAGGAGATTACGATTTGAATGATGTTGTAGTCAAATATCAGTCGGATGTGACTTATATTGCCAAGGCAGGCAATACAGATGATGCCACAGCACAAAAAGCTGTTGATACTTTTTCATTTGTACACACAGGTGCTACATATAGGAACGCTTTTTCATATAAAGTGAATATATCGCCGGCTTCAATCAGCAGTATCACGATTCTTGATGAAAATAAAAATATCAAGAAAGATTATACTACCCAGATTATTACTGACGGAGATGGTTTCATTATTGACTTGTGCCCGAATGTCAAAGGCGTCATTGAAGCGATGACCGATGGCGAAGTAAAAGTGCCGCAGGTTTACACGGTAACGATGGAATTCAAAGACGGGACAGTCAAACAGAATTATTTCGCAAAAAACTGCGCACCTTATAATCCATTTATTGCTCCCGCCGAGAAACCTGGCGTAGAAGTACATTTGCCAATGTATCCCCCGACCAAGAGAGCTGAGAAATCTTACTTCGGTACTGAAGATGACCGTTCAGATGGTGGAACGATGTGGTATGTAAGTGGAGAAAACATAAAATTCCCTTTTGCAATCCATCTGTCAGACGTAACGAGTTTCAGGATTCCGAAGGAAGAATACGACATATCAACAACTTATCCCAATTATCTAAAATGGGTTGAAAGCGGTATGACCGATTATAAAGATTGGTACAAATAAGCTGTCAATAAAAAAATAATTATAAAAAAAGAAGAGGAAGAAGGAGCAGAACTTTTTCCTCTTCTTTTTTTAATTCACCTTTAATCCCTTATCAGGATATATCATATCAAATACTATCACAAAGACAAAAACAGATGTAACCAAGATATTCATCATCAACAAAGAAACATGGTAGGGCCAAGGAAGTAATAAAGCCAAAGCTATCACTGCAATGATATGAGACAGGGGAATCATACGGCACGTGATATATTTATAAACGCTGTTTGCCAAAATATAAATAATCGGCCCGATAATCAATACAAAGACAATTTCCGCACCCATTTCCTGTTCAGGGTGGGCAACAATTAGTTCATCTCCCACCGCGCAAATAATCAATGCACCTACCAATACGATATGAATAGCGTTGTAGATTAACCCCAGTTTTCCGGGATCTTTCACTTCCTGTATCTTCCGGCTACCGGCTTCGCTGCTCACGTCGAAGTAAACCCACCACATCGCTAGGCTACCTATAAAAGAGATAACAGCAGAGGTGATTACCAAAGGCGTCCATTCTTCAATCTCACTCAAAGAAGCTCCGGTCATTAACAGCGTTTCTCCAAAAGCGATGATTACAAATAACTGGCAACGTTCCACCAAATGATGTCCTTCAATCGTCCACTCCTTGCTGCTATCAGAACGTCCTAACAAAGGCAAGGCAAAGCCATGCATCGGAGCTGTATAATCACAGATGGCAGCTACAATCCATAAAGCAATCTGCCACTCTCCCCCAAGAATCGCTCCCGTAATCCAAAAGACAGCGGAGATGCAGAACCAGCCCATAATTCGCTTAAAATTGGCAGAGAGATGATGCTTGCCTAACACTAAAATGACATAGAGGGTACGCCCCGCCTGTATCAGTACATAGCAGACAGCAAAGATAAGTCCACGGTAGGTAAAGGCATAAGGAATGGCGGCGGCCATTACCAAGCCTATCAACATACTGATAAAAAGAAGAATACGAATCGGCCGGGTGTCCGGGTTGAACCAGTTAGTCACCCAAATAGTATGTTGCCACAGCATCCATACGGCAAACCAGAGGATAGTCTCTTTCAATAATCCCGCCCAAGTGAGGTTATGAAGCAGATAATGCGAAAGTTGCGTGACCGAGAAGACATAAATCAAGTCGAACAGCAGTTCGGAGTAAGAAACGGTAGCAGTCTCCGTTTCTCTTTTCCGGAGTAAGGGATGAGGTGAATAAAACATACGGGATTCCTTTCATATATACATATGATAAGAAACCCCGTAAAAGTATATTTTGTTCAGAGAATGTCTTACATTCTGGAAGGAACTTCGATACCCAGCAAGCCCATACCCAAACGAACGACTTTTGCTACATTAGCCGACAGAGCGATACGGAACACTTTCACCGCTTCATTCTCTTCGCGCAAGATGCTGAAGTCATGGTAGAACTGGTTGTATTCTTTCACCAGGTCATAGGTATAATTTGCGATAATAGACGGGCTATAATCCTCGCCTGCCTGTTTGACAACAGCAGCAAAGTCGGCAACCATTTGAATCAGGCCTTCTTCCTTTTCGCTCAATTCAATGCCGGCAGGAATCTGCTCGGGTATTACAATTCCCGATTCGGCAGCCTTGCGGAGTACGGACTGGATACGTGCGTAAGTATATTGAATGAACGGGCCTGTGTTACCGTTGAAGTCGATAGATTCTTTCGGGTTGAACGTCATATTCTTACGGGCATCCACTTTCAGAATGAAATATTTCAATGCACCCAAACCGACAATACGGGCAATATCGTCCGCTTCTTCCTGTGTCAAACCGTCCAGTTTACCCAGTTCCTGAGAGGTTTCTTTGGCAGTGGAAATCATCTCTTCCATCAAGTCGTCAGCATCCACCACCGTACCTTCACGGGATTTCATCTTACCTTCCGGCAGTTCCACCATTCCGTAAGAGAAGTGAACCAATCCCTTACCCCACTCGAAGCCGAGCTTGTCAAGCAGGATAGAAAGCACCTGGAAGTGATAGTTCTGTTCATTACCTACCACATAAATCATCTTGTCAATAGGATAATCGGCAAAACGGAGTTTAGCCGTACCGATGTCCTGCGTCATGTAAACAGATGTACCGTCACCACGAAGAAGCAGCTTATGGTCCAAGCCTTCGGCAGTCAGGTCAGCCCATACAGAGCCGTCCTCTTTCTTGTAGAAGAAACCTTTTTCCAGTCCTTCCATCACTTTCTCTTTTCCTTCGAGATAGGTGTTGGATTCATAATATATCTTGTCGAAGCTGACACCCATCTTCTTGTAGGTTTCATCGAAACCGGCATATACCCAGTTGTTCATCATCTCCCACAATCCGCGTACTTCCGGGTCACCTGCTTCCCACTTCACGAGCATTTCACGGGCTTCCTGCATCAATGGGGAAGCTGCTTCCGCTTTCGCCTTCGCTTCTTCGTCATTCATTCCCTGTGCTGTATATTCAGCCATCAGTTCCTTAACTTCCGCTTTATAATGCTTATCGAAAGATACATAATAATCACCTACCAGGTGGTCGCCTTTCTTGCCGGAAGTTTCGGGAGTTTCACCATTACCGTATTTCTTCCATGCCAGCATGGATTTACAGATATGTATACCGCGGTCGTTAACGATATTGGTCTTTACCACCTTGTTGCCGTTTGCTGCTACAATGTTAGCCAATGCGTTACCCAAAAGGTTGTTACGCACGTGTCCCAAGTGAAGCGGCTTGTTCGTATTCGGAGAAGAATACTCAATCATCACCAACGGCGAAGTTTCGGTAGCTTTTACCAGACCATATTGTTCGTCAGCCTGAATCTCATTCAGCAACTGAATCCACGTAGCTGATGCGATAGTCAGGTTCAGAAACCCTTTTATCACGTTAAAAGCAGCCACTGCCGGTTCGTTAGCTTTCAGATATTCACCAATCTCCTGCGCCGTCTGTTCCGGACCTTTCTTCGACATTTTCAGAAAAGGGAACACGACCAGCGTCAGATGTCCTTCAAATTCTTTTTTGGTCTTTTGGATTTGCACCATCTTTTCAGGGACTTCCTGACCGTAGAGTGCCTTCAGTCCGCTAATGACGGACGCTACAAGTTTATCTTCTATCTTCATAATCAAGTTGTTTCTTGCGCGCAAAGATACAAAAAAAGGAGACGCGTCGCGTCTCCTCTTTCTAATTTCTTTCAACTATATATCTTATTCAACAGCTGCAGACAATTCAGCACCAGCTTTAAACTTAGCTACTTTCTTTGCAGGAATAGTAATAGTTGCCTTTGTAGAAGGGTTAATACCAGTTCTTTCAGCTCTTTCGCTTACAGAGAAAGTACCAAAACCAACGAGGGATACTTTTTCGCCAGCTTTCATAGCATTAGTAACTGAAGTGATGAAAGCATCAAGTGCTTTTTTTGCATCGGCTTTGCTCATTTGAGATTCAGCAGCCATTGCGCTAATAAGTTCAGACTTATTCATAATACGTTAAATGATTAATTAATATATATGTTACACAAAAGATTATCCTTCAAGGAATTGATTTCACAAATATAGCCGAACAAAACAACATATCAAATAAAAACATAAAAAAAACGCAGCAAATTATTGAAAAAGAGCTAATAGGAAGTCATTTTCATGCTTTAAAACAGAATTTATTCGTACTTTTGCGACTATTATCTAAATAT
The DNA window shown above is from Bacteroides faecium and carries:
- a CDS encoding LruC domain-containing protein; amino-acid sequence: MKQTISVKTLMGIFLVPLICSCVDNQRDLFEEPGKLSKDEYFDFDMNQSLTIDVDYGFKNEYAVLFEIYDQIPVEVNSETGSSVKKSIEPIYRATTDKYGKFNEEGVSIPSAVSEVWLSSDYLGAASPVKIAIGADKRISFNQDAYIQSLLAKSPALSRGITTNEHKYLDDWTLLPGVDWDNNGRPNNLSAEKNIPPASVLYNIKSIFNNKDGNNITKNHPEFFDGNMISDIPIIKDTEVSLVFVNSTAGWYNTVGYYTYPTNETPTVDKIKKIVAFPNASPVYKSAGIGALVCGDEVKLKYWNEEKNQFEDKFPAGVTIGWCLQGMGFNNKPKDGYAQGDIVAGMGTRYSTTDLNEAGKDGVKRQRTVSLREEPSNQIVAIGFEDNIDLDYCDAIFYIHIAEKNAIDEGVIPPLPVDPEGPPTNEDNYTVRSGTLLFEDLWPEQGDYDMNDVMIRYTSKVYKSILTNRVYKIVDEYTPFHRGGYLANGFGYQLHNISNSDVSKITIESPSYAQKSQYMSGDRESGQSHPTILLFDDMLIFNGKEEADRKYTVTIQVNDVSEKTVLPPYNPFIFVESDKTRGKEVHLVKYPPTDKANLSLLGTGKDVSRPDEELYYVSVDLMPFALNMPVVDFPIPEEGVRIDESYPQFATWVKSNGKQSTKWYMYPKK
- a CDS encoding DUF4114 domain-containing protein gives rise to the protein MTNKVLISVCIAVFAIIFQSCSDRDYYDPTKLPGYVASNPSGLDYSTSHNVRLDLNYDVANGVISTVDFYTEYPLTNTGSLRTDITPIARGINVAGSTELSRRIPSYIDKLYAYSPNLFVPLVSSAKIANGIASFQPETISVEPANTTRAGNAGDLWKRASIYELKKREDFYAATSGDNFKYDIIAPDYQSNIPAEVMTHIGNTFAEYERIPVTSEFVRDATFTVVKGSKNNESTKIYLSVLAAGCDQRNSLSYFVYTGDKEFSELTKAETEKLEVITLLQLANSNNNHFSHMKIGLTPGNYIQLLYKNEHGQFVEDFPVGAKIGWRLNANGFDEANFTVKESEVRFSVPVWNDNKWGNQDYQGGTDSNYTIQFQTTDNKGNIYKCFGFEDKRYNSDEDYNDLVFHVYSDPADGLSELPEVKPEDITITESYKGILAFEDNWPKKRRLRFE
- a CDS encoding LruC domain-containing protein, which produces MNDVVVKYQSDVTYIAKAGNTDDATAQKAVDTFSFVHTGATYRNAFSYKVNISPASISSITILDENKNIKKDYTTQIITDGDGFIIDLCPNVKGVIEAMTDGEVKVPQVYTVTMEFKDGTVKQNYFAKNCAPYNPFIAPAEKPGVEVHLPMYPPTKRAEKSYFGTEDDRSDGGTMWYVSGENIKFPFAIHLSDVTSFRIPKEEYDISTTYPNYLKWVESGMTDYKDWYK
- a CDS encoding low temperature requirement protein A — translated: MFYSPHPLLRKRETETATVSYSELLFDLIYVFSVTQLSHYLLHNLTWAGLLKETILWFAVWMLWQHTIWVTNWFNPDTRPIRILLFISMLIGLVMAAAIPYAFTYRGLIFAVCYVLIQAGRTLYVILVLGKHHLSANFKRIMGWFCISAVFWITGAILGGEWQIALWIVAAICDYTAPMHGFALPLLGRSDSSKEWTIEGHHLVERCQLFVIIAFGETLLMTGASLSEIEEWTPLVITSAVISFIGSLAMWWVYFDVSSEAGSRKIQEVKDPGKLGLIYNAIHIVLVGALIICAVGDELIVAHPEQEMGAEIVFVLIIGPIIYILANSVYKYITCRMIPLSHIIAVIALALLLPWPYHVSLLMMNILVTSVFVFVIVFDMIYPDKGLKVN
- the argS gene encoding arginine--tRNA ligase, with the protein product MKIEDKLVASVISGLKALYGQEVPEKMVQIQKTKKEFEGHLTLVVFPFLKMSKKGPEQTAQEIGEYLKANEPAVAAFNVIKGFLNLTIASATWIQLLNEIQADEQYGLVKATETSPLVMIEYSSPNTNKPLHLGHVRNNLLGNALANIVAANGNKVVKTNIVNDRGIHICKSMLAWKKYGNGETPETSGKKGDHLVGDYYVSFDKHYKAEVKELMAEYTAQGMNDEEAKAKAEAASPLMQEAREMLVKWEAGDPEVRGLWEMMNNWVYAGFDETYKKMGVSFDKIYYESNTYLEGKEKVMEGLEKGFFYKKEDGSVWADLTAEGLDHKLLLRGDGTSVYMTQDIGTAKLRFADYPIDKMIYVVGNEQNYHFQVLSILLDKLGFEWGKGLVHFSYGMVELPEGKMKSREGTVVDADDLMEEMISTAKETSQELGKLDGLTQEEADDIARIVGLGALKYFILKVDARKNMTFNPKESIDFNGNTGPFIQYTYARIQSVLRKAAESGIVIPEQIPAGIELSEKEEGLIQMVADFAAVVKQAGEDYSPSIIANYTYDLVKEYNQFYHDFSILREENEAVKVFRIALSANVAKVVRLGMGLLGIEVPSRM
- a CDS encoding HU family DNA-binding protein; this encodes MNKSELISAMAAESQMSKADAKKALDAFITSVTNAMKAGEKVSLVGFGTFSVSERAERTGINPSTKATITIPAKKVAKFKAGAELSAAVE